A region of Rhodamnia argentea isolate NSW1041297 chromosome 9, ASM2092103v1, whole genome shotgun sequence DNA encodes the following proteins:
- the LOC115739729 gene encoding sugar carrier protein C, which produces MPAVGGIATGGKEYPGNLTPFVTVTCVVAAMGGLIFGYDIGISGGVTTMDSFLRKFFPSVYRKKMADTTTNQYCKYDSQKLTMFTSSLYLAALVASIVASTVTRKFGRRPSMLFGGILFCAGAIINGAAKAVWMLILGRMLLGFGIGFANQSVPLYLSEMAPYKYRGALNIGFQLSITIGILVANILNYFFAKIKGGWGWRLSLGGAMVPALIITIGALVLPDTPNSMIERGQSHEAREKLRRIRGIDDVEEEFQDLVAASEESKKVENPWRNLLQRKYRPHLTMAVLIPFFQQFTGINVIMFYAPVLFETIGFKSDASLMSSVITGCVNVAATLVSIYGVDKWGRRFLFLEGGTQMLICQVVVTAAIGAKFGVDGTPGDLPKWYAIVVVLFICIYVAGFAWSWGPLGWLVPSEIFPLEIRSAAQSINVSVNMIFTFLIAQVFLNMLCHLKFGLFLFFAFFVLVMSVFIYFFLPETKGIPIEEMGQVWKTHWYWSRYVAEEDFQYPGFEMGKNGPAVKEV; this is translated from the exons aTGCCGGCCGTCGGAGGAATCGCCACTGGCGGGAAGGAGTACCCGGGGAACCTCACCCCCTTCGTGACGGTGACGTGCGTCGTCGCCGCCATGGGCGGTCTCATCTTCGGCTACGACATCGGAATCTCCG GTGGGGTCACGACGATGGATTCGTTCCTGAGGAAGTTCTTCCCGTCGGTGTACAGGAAGAAGATGGCGGACACGACGACCAACCAGTACTGCAAGTACGACAGCCAGAAGCTGACCATGTTCACGTCGTCGCTGTACCTGGCCGCGCTCGTGGCGTCCATCGTGGCGTCCACCGTGACCCGCAAGTTCGGGCGGAGGCCGTCGATGCTGTTCGGCGGGATCCTGTTCTGCGCCGGCGCCATCATCAACGGGGCCGCCAAGGCCGTCTGGATGCTCATCCTCGGCCGCATGTTGCTCGGTTTCGGCATCGGGTTCGCTAATCAG TCTGTGCCACTGTACCTCTCTGAGATGGCCCCATACAAGTACAGAGGAGCACTGAACATTGGGTTCCAGTTATCGATCACGATTGGCATTTTGGTGGCCAACATCTTAAATTACTTCTTCGCCAAGATCAAGGGCGGATGGGGGTGGCGGCTCAGCCTCGGCGGTGCCATGGTCCCGGCCCTCATCATCACCATCGGCGCCCTCGTCCTCCCCGACACCCCCAACTCAATGATCGAGCGGGGCCAGAGCCACGAGGCCCGCGAGAAGCTGAGGAGGATCCGGGGCATCGATGATGTCGAGGAGGAGTTCCAGGACCTTGTCGCGGCGAGCGAGGAGTCGAAGAAGGTCGAGAACCCGTGGCGGAACCTGCTGCAGCGCAAGTACCGGCCGCACCTGACCATGGCTGTCCTGATCCCCTTCTTCCAGCAGTTCACCGGCATCAACGTGATCATGTTCTATGCGCCCGTCCTGTTCGAGACTATCGGGTTCAAGAGCGATGCGTCTCTGATGTCCTCCGTGATCACCGGTTGCGTCAATGTCGCCGCGACGCTGGTCTCGATATATGGCGTCGATAAGtggggaaggaggttcctcttCCTTGAGGGAGGGACCCAAATGTTGATTTGCCAG GTGGTTGTGACGGCGGCCATCGGAGCTAAATTCGGAGTGGACGGGACCCCAGGGGATTTGCCCAAGTGGTACGCTATTGTCGTCGTCCTCTTCATCTGCATCTATGTTGCCGGATTCGCCTGGTCCTGGGGGCCGCTCGGCTGGCTCGTGCCCAGTGAGATCTTCCCGCTCGAAATCCGCTCTGCCGCCCAGAGTATCAATGTGTCGGTCAATATGATCTTCACGTTCTTGATCGCCCAGGTGTTCTTGAACATGCTCTGCCACTTGAAGTTCGGCCTGTTCCtcttcttcgccttcttcgTGCTCGTGATGTCTGTGTTCATATACTTCTTCCTCCCCGAGACGAAGGGCATTCCCATCGAGGAGATGGGCCAAGTGTGGAAGACGCACTGGTACTGGTCGAGGTACGTTGCCGAGGAGGACTTCCAGTACCCAGGCTTCGAGATGGGAAAGAATGGCCCGGCGGTGAAAGAAGTCTAG